A segment of the Streptomyces sp. L2 genome:
GGAGAGCGCTCGCGGACGCACACGTCAACTACTCGGCCGACGAGGTCCGCCGGCCCTCCTGGAACATCGACACCCACCGCATCCCCCTGCCGCCGGAACGCCCGGGCCCTCCGGAGCCCGGCGGCCCCTGGGAACACGCCTGCGCCCTGGTGCGCGACTACGAGTTCTCCCCACCGGAGATCATCCGGGCCCTCTACGACCCCGCGGGCCCCCTCCTGGGCCGCGACATGCTGCTGGAGGCCCGCTTCCACGGCCTGCACTTCTACTGCGGAGTCCGGGTCACCGAAGTGGTCGACGAGACCCGCGACGACACCGAGCGCGTCTGGGGGTGGGCCTACGAGACCCTGGAAGGCCACCTGGAACGCGGCAAGGTCACCTACGAGGTGGTCAAACAGCAGGACACGGGCCAGGTGCGGTTCATGGTCTCCAGCTACTCGCAGGGCGCGCCCACCCTGGGCCGCGTCACCGCCCTCGGGTGGCGGCTGTTCGGCCGCCGCACCCAACTGCGCTTCTACCGCCGGTGCGGTGAACGCCTGCGCGCCGGCGTGGAGGCGGCCGTGCACGATGACCGCGTACGCCCCGTCCCTCCCACCCGCGTGGGGCGCCTCGTGTGCGCACCGTCGGACGCGACCCTGCGCCGCTCGGACCTGCTGGCGATCCACCGGATCGCCCCGGGCTGACCGACCGCCTCCGGCGACCACCACCGCTCACCGGTCACCGCTCAGGCCGACGGCCGCTCACCGCTCAGGCCGACGGCCGTTGACCGTCACCGCGGTCCTGTGCCTCAGTGGTCTGCGCCGCGCCACCCGGGAAGGTACCCGTACCTGTGCCCGCGCGGGGCTGCCCGGCGGCGTGCGCGCACCCGGTGGTCCGCTTGCAGGCGGCCCAGGCCAGGGCGAGGGCCACGAGGTCCTCCGCCACGGGGGCGAGAGCCCGGGCGCGAGGCCCGGCCGCCTGGCGCCAGCGGGTACCGGCGAACGAGGACGCCACAGCGGCCGAAGCGCCGGTGACGGCGGTCGCGATCAGCGGCGGCCCGGGTCGCCCCCGCCGGGCGAGCAGTACGGCGGCCAGGACGCTCATGACCAGGCGGGGGCCGAGACCCGCGGCAGAGAGGCGGCTGGGCACGCGCGACGACTTGTCCGCGACGAACTCCCCGGCCGCGGCCGCGAGAGTGGCACCCCGCACCCACGGCCGGGCCGGCAAGGGGGTCTGACCCGCTCCACCTGTGCCACGGGATCCTCCCGGGACATCAGCGGGAGGGGCGGTCGTCCAGGACACCGCCGCCAGCCCGCACTGGCTCCGCAGCCCGGTGGCCGCACCGATCAGACAGGTTCTGCCCAGCGCCGCTACGACCGCTTTCACGGCCTGCGCTCCTGGGCCGTGCCCATGTGCGTCATGCGAGGCCGAGTTCCCTCGCCGCCCCACCCGAAAGCATGGCGGGCCGGCCGACACCGTCAACTCCGCGCAGGGCCCTGACCACCGGAGGAGGAAATGATCACCCGTTGAGGGTGTACCGGCCCTGATCGCACCCCTTTCATGATCGCCCGGACGGCACGATGTCGCCGTGGGTGAGACGCAGGAGCCGGGCGACCGGGATCGTGAGGGCAGGGGCGTGACGAGGGCTTTCCCGGCACGGAAGCAGGGCCGGTCGCTGTCACGCCGGGGGATGCGAGCCGCAGCACGGTCGACCGGAACGTTCCTCGTGGCCGCCGCGATGCTGTCCGGCTGCGGCTCGGCGCCCGCACGTCCGAGCCAGGAGGAGATCATCACCGCGGCGACCGTGAAGCTGACCGACTCCTGTCTACGGCACCAGGGCCTCACCGCGCCCCGCCCGGGGCAGGCCGTGCCGGCCGCCGAAAGGCAGCGGGTCACCGACGCCCTGTTCGGCACCGGGCCGGCCCAGCTCTCCCTCACCCTGCCCACCGGCTACGTCGTACGGGCCCACACCGACGGCTGTCTCGCCGCCGCGCAGAGGCGGCTGTACGGCGACCAGGCCGCCTGGTTCCGCACCTCGGTGGTCGTCGACAACCTCAAGCCCGAAGCCGACTACACGCACCGCAGCCTGACGCAGGTCCGAGCCCGGCACCGGGCCGAACTCGCCGCGTGGCAGCGGCTTCGCGCCCACGCCCTGACCGAAGCAACCGCCCTGCTCAGCAACAGCGCCACCCCAGGAAGGTCATCATGATGAAGCGCTTCACGGTTCTCCTCACCGCCACCCTGCTGTCCCTCGGCTCGGTCCTCGCCGGCACCGCCAGCCCGGCTCTGGCCGTCCCGTGCGGGACCGGGAACTTCTGCGTTTGGACGGACGCCAACTTCACCGGACTGAAGATCGAGCACAGCGGTGACGACCACTGGTGGGAGGGCGACATGTTCAAGCAGGACTCCTCGTGGGCCAACCACGGCATCTCGGGCCCCGGCGTCAAGGACCACGTGAAGGTGTACCAGGGACGTGAGCTGACCGGCCGCGTCACCATCTGCCTCGCCCCCGGGCAGGAGGTCGGCTACAACGCGGGCGCGAACGACCAGGGCGGCTCACACACCTGGACCATGAGCTGCTGAACCCGGTCACGGCCGGCCCCGCCGCGCGGCGGGGCCGGCCGCGGGGTCCGTGCCCTGGTCGTCACGGCGGTCTCATCAGCCGCCGGGGAAGCCGGCCGGGGGTCCCGGGGAGCCGAAGAGGACGGTGGAGAGGCCCCAGACGACGAAGGCGGCGATCGCGGCGATCAGAACCCAGGCGAGGACCAGCAGGGGCTTCGGGATGCCCTTGGCAACCACCGAGGTGCCGGTGGTGAGGTTCTCCACCCGGGTGACACGCAGAATTCCGGACTTCATCCGGCCGCCGGCGCGCACCCGGTCGCCGTCGGCGAGGGAGCCCTCGATGGACAGCCCGCGCAGCTCGACGGGCACGAGCAGGATCCGGTTGCCGACGGCGTCGTACCGCTCCACGCGGAAGCTCAAGATCACCTCCGGCTGGTTCTGGCCGCGGTACTCGGATCTGACCTGCGTCCCGCGCACCTGACCTTCCAGGAAGGCGGCGCCGCCGCGGCCACCACCGGTGTCCGGGCCGGTCTGCGGGGCGGCGGGGGACCCGGCGGCGCAACCGCTCGGTTCGGAGGACCGGGGAGCGAAGGGGGGCGGCACAGTCATGGGATTTCTCCTTGTGGATCTGCTGGGGAGGGGGTGCTTCCAGTAGGCCCGGTGCCGCCGGTCCGCGTCACCTCACTGCATGTCGGGGCTTGACAGCCCGGCGCCGGGCGTGTGCCGATTCGTCTCTTCGCCCCCGCCCCGCCGTTTGTACGACTGAATGCCGCCGTGGGCCGGGGGTAGACGGTTCCGCGGGCCGGGCGAAGAGCCCCCGCCGGGCACGACAGCAGCGTCGGTGCACGAGGAAGGGGACGCCAACGTGACATCCGTACGTCGTCAAGACTCAGGCAGACTGTTCCCTCCCTGGTTACGGGCGGTGGTGATGCCGGTCGCCCTGGCCGGGATGGTGCTCTTCGCGGTAGTGCTGGCCAAGCTGACCCTGGAGCCGAAAGCGGCGTCGGCGGCGCTGACGCACAACAATCTGCGGCCGGGTGACTCGATCCGGGCGTACCTGGACCGGCCGGGTTTTCAGGACACGGCCAGGCAATTCGGTGGCAACATCGTGCTCGGCATGCCGTTCGGCCTGCTCCTGCCCGTCCTGGTACCGAAGGCCCGGGGCCTCGTCCGGGTCGGGATCGTCGCGGCCCTGGTGATGCTCATGGTCGAGCTGATCCAGGGCACTGTGATCACCGGGCGTGCCTTCGACATCGACGACGTACTCCTCAACACGGCGGGCGCCCTGCTGGCCTACCTGCTGCTCGGCCGCCGCCTCGGCCGCGCCGTCCACCCACGGCGGCGCCACTGGTGGCACCGCGTCGCACCCGTGCTGACCCTGCGACGCAGGCCCCGCCGCAACGGGACCGCCGACGAACGCGGCCCGGCGCGCAAGGCTCTCCGGCCCTGACGCCACCGGGCCCGTTCGGCCGCTCGGCGTTCTCCTCGGGTCACAGTGCCGCGAGGTTGTCCACCAGGTCGTCGAGCCCCAACGAGCCCTGGGAGAGCGCCTTCATGTGCCAGGTCTTGAGGTCGAAGGCGGCACCACGACGGCGCTTCGCCGCCGCGCGGCCCTGGAGCCAGGCGCGTTCGCCGAGCTCGTAGCCGATGGCCTGGCCGGGCCAGCCGAGGTAGCGGTCGATCTCGCTGGTGCGACGGGCTTCGGGGCTGCCGTTGTAGGTGGCCATGAACTCCGTGGCGAGCGCCGGCGTCCAGCGTTCGCCGGGGTGAAAGCCCGAATCGGCGGGGATGGCGAGTCCGAGGTGCATGCCGATGTCGACGATCACGCGGATCGTACGCAGCATCTGCCCGTCCAGGAAGCCGAGGCGGCGCGCGGGCTCGGAGAAGAAGCCCAGTTCGTCCATGAGGCGCTCGGCGTACAGGGCCCAGCCCTCGATGTTGGCGCTGACCACGCCCCCGGTGAGCTGGTAGCGGCTGAGCCGGTCGGCGACCGCGACCCACTGCCCGAGCTGGAGGTGGTGGCCCGGAACGCCCTCGTGGTACCAGATGCTGACGAGCTGCCAGGTGGGGAAGGTGTCCTGGCCGAGCGTGGGCATGAACGTACGGCCGGGGCGGCTGAAGTCGAGACTGGGGCCCTGGTAATAGGGCCCGGAGGCGCTGCCCGCGGGCGCTATGCGGGACTCGACCCCGCGGATCGGGCCCGAGAGGTCGAAGTGGCTGCCGTCGAGGGCGGTGATCGCCTCGTCCATGAGCTGCTGCAGCCAGTCCCGGACGGCCTCCTCTCCCTTGACGGCATGGACCGTGCTCCTGCAGGTGGCGCATGGCCTCCAGGAAGGGGGAGCCGGGCAGCACGTTGTCGGCTTCGGCGCTCATCTCGGCGAGTGTCCGGTGGAACTCGCTCCAGCCCCACGCGTAGGCCTCGTCCAGATCGAGCTCGGCACCGGTGTTGTGGCGGGCGGCGGGCAGGTAGCGTTCGCGTCCCACGGCGTCCGGGGTGTCCGCCGCGGCGGGCACGTACGTGTCGCGCAGCCAGTCGCGGAACTCGGCGACGGCGACGGTGGCCTGGCGGGCCGCGGCATCCAGCTCGGGCCGCATCCGGTCGGGGCCGCCCGCGACGAACGCGGAGAACCAGCCCGCGTCCCCGCCCGCCTGCCGCCCGGCACCCTCGCCCGTCCATTCGGTGAGCTGCCCGATGATCCCGGTGGCCTGCCGGGGAGCGGCGAGCAGGCCACGCGAGATCCCCTCGGTGAGGGTGGCCCGGTAACCGTCCAGCGCGCCGGGGACGTTGCGCAGCCGTCCGGCCACGGCCGCCCAGTCCTCGTCGGTGGCGGTCGGCATCAAGGAGAAGATCGTCCGCACCTGGTCGACGTGCGCGCCCACGGTGCGCAGCCGCCGGTAGTTCTCGCCGGCCTCGTGCATCGCGAGTTCGGCGGTGAGGCGCTCCCGCAGCAGCCGGGCGCAGGCCTGTTGGGCGGGGTCGTCCGAGGCGGGCGCGGCGTCGAGCGCGGCGAGTGTGCGCCGCGCGAACTCGGCGTGCGCCTAAGCACGTACAAGATGCCCTGCAGACACAGCCGGTCCGGCACGGGCCTGGGGCCAGGAGCTCTCTGCGGCCAGGGCGGCAGCAACGGCTCAATCAGCGCCCACAGGTCGTCGTCCACGATCCACGGCCGGTTCCCCACACCTCACGAACGGCGGAATCGTCGTAGTGGTCACGCCAGACCAGCACACCTCACCAAGATCGTGTTACGAGCTCTTCGGGACCAAAGGGTGCGTCCTCGGGCGACGGATTATTCGCCACAGCTCCCGTCATACGGCATTGTCGTGCTCATCATATATATGCGGACGTAATTCGCGACAACACTCCCGATGCATAACCGATGAGGAGAAGGTATGGCCCGGAACGCCATAAGAGCTCTTACTGTCCTGTTATCGCTGCTGGCGATGCCTCTGAGCGGGGCCGCACCCGCGACAGCGGCTGGGGTCCATGCATCGTCTGCAGCGCCCCCCACACTGGGGACGGATTCCCGCCGGGCGAGTCCGGGGGCCGTCGTGGCGGATTCGGCGTACGACTATGCGCCGACCGTCATGCTGGACGGCGTTTACAAGATGTGGTGGTGCGGCCAGGATCCCGCGGGCAAGGTTCCAGGCGACGACATCCTGTACGCGGAGTCGTCCAGCCCGGACGGCCCATTCCACGCACGGGGCAGTACTGCCCCCCACCAGATCGTGTTCGAGGGAACCGGCAACGGCAGCTTCGACAACGAGCACACCTGCGACCCCTCCGTCGTGCGCGTCAACGGAACATACTACATGTACTACGGTGCCTTGCGGCACGACACCGACCCGCTCGGGACAACGATCGGCGTGGCATCCAGTCCCGACGGAATCCATTGGACCCGGCTGAACAGCGGCCAGGCGATCATCAACCCGGCGAAACAGCAGAACACGGGGAACAACTACGGTGCGGGCCAGCCCAGCGCCATCTACCTCGACGGCAAGTTCTACCTGATGTTCACCGACACCACCGGTGCCGGGGCGTTGGGCAACGGAGCCGGCCAGTTCGTGTGGCGCTCGTCCGATCCGACCTTCCAAAGCGGTGTGGAGGTCTTCACGGCCTCCGGCTGGCGAGCGAAGACCGACGCCAACTCCCGCAGCTTCCTCGTGGTCAATGGCTTCTCGGTCGATTGGCAGTACTCCGACGCGCTGGGCGCGTTTATCGTCGCAAACGACGGGCCTAGCGCGGCCGGCACCGTTCTGCATTTCCTCGACCGAAACGACCTGCGGGTGCACCCCTACGCCGACGGCCTCGTGCCTGGCACATGGACCGAAGGACCGGGCATCGTCTCCCGCCCGGACAAACACTCCCTTGCATCGACGACCAATGACTGCGGGCGGATCCCCGTGGACGTGATGCGGTCCACCACGACCTTCCCACCACGGCAGTTGGCCCACATCGGTCTCGACCTGCTCAGCGGCACAAGCTGCGCATCGATGCCGGCCAGCCAGATCGCCGCGCTCTACGAGGGATACGGGTTGCAGGCCCCCGGGCTGCCTGCCGCCGTTGTGGTGGATGGCCGGCGCCTGCAGATCGAGAACATCGCCGCCTACGGCGACCTCACCCACAATGCGATCGCGGTGCCGCCATCGGTCTACAACGCCGTCCCTTACGGTGCGTCCTTGCACGACGGACAGGCGGTCCTCGGGTCACCAGGCCTGCCAGCGGCGTTCAACCTAGACAAAGACACCCTCTGGCCCATCAGCTGCCTGAAACTGATCACCGACAACCACTCGGCCATCGGCACGGTAGACCGTGAAACCTGGCTGTCCCACCCGACCGAGTCCAGCCTGTACTGCCTCAGCTAGAAACGTGCCTCGCAGTGCCCCAGACCGGGCTCGCACCGGTCAACGCCTTCACGGCAGGCCGAAAGGTCGCGCAGTGGCCGCCGGGACTGCTCCCCGGCGGCCACTGCCCGTTCGTACGGTGGCCGTATGGGCTGGGCGGGACGCCCCGGCTGCGGCTGGTCGGAGTGACGTCCAGCCGTCCGGAGTGCGGAACGTCCTGGACGGTCGGGGTCGAACGCCCGCTCTCGGGCAGGCATCTGAGAACAGCGCCCCTGGCAGATGTGGCCAGTGCGGACCAGCGGCGTGCTGTGCACCGGAGCCGGGAGGCGGAGAAGCGCCGCCTGACCCAACGGGCTGTCTGGTGCCTCGCTTCGATGTCGGGTCTCAGTTGATGGTTGACGGGTTGGCGTCGGGTGATGCTTGACGTCTGCCCTAGACGATCTTCCGGCGGTTGTGTTCGCCGGACTTGCGGATCACCACCTCCTTCGTGGTGACATGGGGGACGGTGGTGATCAGCTCGCCGCTGTGGAAGACCCGAATCACGTCCTCGCTGAGGTGGGCGGTGACGACCTGGTGGGCATGGCCGCGGCCGAGCTGGACGCGTTGTCCGGCGACCATGAAGCCGCCGACGCTGCTGACCGTCCGCTCGGCGATCAGCGGCATCGTCTGGGCCACAATGATGGCCTTGATCCCGCTCGCGCTCGCCCACCTGGGACGCAAACGCGCCCGATACGCCGCCCAGTTGCGGGCCGCCGGCTTCACACCGGCCACCGACATGCTCGGACGACAACGATATGTGCCACCGGGCGGCTCGCTGCCCGGACCGGGCAACCCGTCCGCCGGAAAAGCCTAGGAACAGGCGGGACGTGGGATCGTTCTGGAACCGCGGACCGGCGTGGACGGCAGCGCCCTCAGGACGGGCTCACCAACGCGGTCGGCTGGGAGGTCCTGCTGCGACGCTCAGGCCATGGCGTCCACTGAGGGCGGTCCAGCAGTGAGAGCGGTCTGACTTCCCGGCTCTCGGAGCCGACCCCACCGGCTCTCACCGTACTGCCGAGTCGACGGCGGCGACTCCGTCGATCTCGACGCGCACGCCCTCGCGCACGAGGTGCGTGACGACGGTCGTCCGGGCCGGCAGCGCCGAACGGTCCGCGAAGAACTCCTGGTACACCCGGTTGAACGTCGCGAAGTCCCGCCGGTCGGCGAGATAGCAGGTGCACTTGACGATCAGGTCCTTCCTGCTGCCGGCAGCGACGACGACCGCGACGAGGTTGTCCAGAACCTGCCGCACCTGAGCGGCGAAGTCGTCCGGTATCTCTCGCGTGACGGGGTCCAGGGGTCCCTGTCCGGAGGTGAAGACCAGGCCACCCACCCGGATGGCCTGGGACAGGGGCGGCTCGGTGCCGTCGGCGAAGCGCACGAAGGGGGCGTTCTCGGTGTGGATGCCTTCGATCATGCCGGGCATTCTCCCGCGCCCCCGCCCGGTACACACGCGCTAGACGGACGTACCGCCCGTGTCCAGCCGCTCCCGCAGGAAATGCGTCATCGACGCCCAGGTCTGGGCCTGTGCCAGGGCGTTGGCCTGCGGAGTGCCTCCGGAGACGAGGTCGGCGTTACGGTCGACGGTCGTGGGGACGACGGGCGGTCGCATGAAGTGCCCGGCGCCCGGATGAACCAGCAGAACGTCCCGCACGGGCAGGGTGCGCCGGCGTTCGATGAGCGCGCGGGCCATGTCCTCGCCCGGCCACATGGCGTCCTCCGTCCCGGCGACGGCCATCAGGTCCGCGGTGATGTCCTCCAGACGGCACCCTGGGCGTCGGCGCGGTAGCGGTTGACCGACCGCCAGGCAAGGCCGGCGGCGTCGGTGACGTCGATACGCACCGTGACCTCCGGGTGCGGACCGAGTCCCCGTACGTCGATACGCGGCACGTCGTCGACCAGACCGTCCCGCGGGTCGATGCTGAGTTCCACTCTTCGCAGCGTAGGCCGCGAACAGAGCCCAAGCGACGGGAGCCGGACCCCCGCACGAGCCGGCTTCACCCACCCCACGACGGCGCCACGACGCCTTCGCTCGGAGTGCGGCGAGCGAAGGGTGGCGCCGGAGTTCGCGGAGCAGCCGCGTGAGCTTCCCGCGCCCGCGAGTGCGCAGTTTGGTCGCCCCCCGGCAACGAGCAGTCACTCAATGAAACCGAATGACTGCCTTAAGTGACGTCAGCAAAGATCGGCGTACCGCGGCGGTCACCCGTCCCTGCTGCACCAGCGTGGAGGAGTACTTGATGGCCCTGCGCCATTCGACCCGCAAGCGGAAACTGCTCACCGCCCTGACCGCCGCCGGAATCATCGCCGGCACCCTGGCCGCGGCCACCCCGGCGAGCGCGGACTCACGACTCGCCGTCACCAACCCCTCGTTCATCCAGCCCTACGTCGATCCGAACGGGCTCAGCTCCTACCAGAACTACGGCGTCGACAACAACGGCATCCCCGGCTGGCGCGTCACCCAGGGCAGCGTCGACGTCTACGGCCGGGCCGCTTCGAAGACAGGCGGTTCGTCCGTCGTCGAAAGCGGCTCGCAGGCCGTGGACCTCAACGGCGGGGGGCCCGGCGGCATCGAGCAGACCCTGAGCACCGTTCCGGGGTCACTGGTCACCCTCACCTTCGCCACCAAGATCAACGACCACCCCTGGTGCGCGGCGAACGCCCCCTCCGTCAACGAGAGCCTGTACGTGCAGTTCGCCGGCGACCCCGACAACGCCCGCCTCCGCAGCCTGGGCAGCGTCAACACCCCCGGCCGCTACGCCACTTGGCAGCTGGTCCGGATCGCCCTGCCCGCCACCGGCCGGCACAGCCGACTGCAGTTCATCTCCGCCACGTCCGGCGCGTGCGGCCCGATCATCACCGACGTCGACGCCACCGACAACACCGCCTGACCGAGGGGCGGCCGCCCGGACCGCCCCGGCGGACGCGGCAGGCCGCCCCCTCACCGGCCCCGCGCCACGGTGGACTCTCTGACCACGAGCTCGAAGGCGGGGAGGATCCGGCGCGGTACCGGCGCCGTCCTGGCGGCGATGCGCTCCACCACGCAGTCGACGGCGATCTGCGCGATGGCCTGCTTGTCGGGGGCGACCGTCGTCAGCGCCACCGCCGCGTAGCGGGCCTCCTCGATGTCGTCGAACCCGGCCACCGCGATGTCCTGCGGGACTCGGAGCCCCCGTTCGGCGAGCACCCGCATCGCGCCCAGCGCGACCATGTCGTTGAAGGCGAACACCGCGTCGGGCCGCTCCCCGCTGTCCAGCAGGGCCGCCATGCCCACCGCCCCGTCCTGGCGGTCGTAGCCCTCGGTGGCGACGACCAGCGGCTCCGGGGGCTTCAGGCCGGCCGCCGTGTGTGCCTCCCGCCATCCGCGCAGCCGCAGATGGGCCGGTTCCCGCGCGCTCTCCCGGCGGGCGCCGAGGAACGCGATACTGCGGCGGCCGGTGTCGATCAGGTGCTGCACCGCGGCGCGCGCCGCCGCCACGTTGTCGATGGCGATGTGGTCGAACGGGGCGTCGTACTCGCGCTCTCCGAGGAGCACCAAGGGGGAGGTGCCCGTCCGGGCCAGCAGGTCCTCGGTCTCCATCCGGATCGGGCTGAGGATGAGGCCGTCGATGATCTGGGTCCTGAACCCCTGGCAGACGAGGACCTCCTTCTCCCGCAGCCCGGCCGTGTGGTCCAGCAGCACCGTGTAGTCGTGCCGCGCGGCCGCGTCGATGACGGCGCCGGCCACCTCCGAGAAGTACGGGTTCCCCAACTCGGGCACGGCCAGGGCGATGATGCCGGTACGGCCGTTGCGGAGGTGGCGGGCGACCAGGTTGGGCCGGTAACCGAGTTCGTCGATGGCCCGCTGCACACGCGCGCGTGTCCGGGGGGAGACATGGACATAGTTGTTCACGACGTTCGACACAGTCTTGACGGACACTCCGGCCCGCTGCGCGACGTCCTTCAGGCTGACGCCCACTGAACTCCTTC
Coding sequences within it:
- a CDS encoding DUF1990 family protein, producing the protein MAFGRLDAVRAWRALADAHVNYSADEVRRPSWNIDTHRIPLPPERPGPPEPGGPWEHACALVRDYEFSPPEIIRALYDPAGPLLGRDMLLEARFHGLHFYCGVRVTEVVDETRDDTERVWGWAYETLEGHLERGKVTYEVVKQQDTGQVRFMVSSYSQGAPTLGRVTALGWRLFGRRTQLRFYRRCGERLRAGVEAAVHDDRVRPVPPTRVGRLVCAPSDATLRRSDLLAIHRIAPG
- a CDS encoding peptidase inhibitor family I36 protein — encoded protein: MKRFTVLLTATLLSLGSVLAGTASPALAVPCGTGNFCVWTDANFTGLKIEHSGDDHWWEGDMFKQDSSWANHGISGPGVKDHVKVYQGRELTGRVTICLAPGQEVGYNAGANDQGGSHTWTMSC
- a CDS encoding VanZ family protein, translated to MFPPWLRAVVMPVALAGMVLFAVVLAKLTLEPKAASAALTHNNLRPGDSIRAYLDRPGFQDTARQFGGNIVLGMPFGLLLPVLVPKARGLVRVGIVAALVMLMVELIQGTVITGRAFDIDDVLLNTAGALLAYLLLGRRLGRAVHPRRRHWWHRVAPVLTLRRRPRRNGTADERGPARKALRP
- a CDS encoding beta-xylosidase — encoded protein: MADSAYDYAPTVMLDGVYKMWWCGQDPAGKVPGDDILYAESSSPDGPFHARGSTAPHQIVFEGTGNGSFDNEHTCDPSVVRVNGTYYMYYGALRHDTDPLGTTIGVASSPDGIHWTRLNSGQAIINPAKQQNTGNNYGAGQPSAIYLDGKFYLMFTDTTGAGALGNGAGQFVWRSSDPTFQSGVEVFTASGWRAKTDANSRSFLVVNGFSVDWQYSDALGAFIVANDGPSAAGTVLHFLDRNDLRVHPYADGLVPGTWTEGPGIVSRPDKHSLASTTNDCGRIPVDVMRSTTTFPPRQLAHIGLDLLSGTSCASMPASQIAALYEGYGLQAPGLPAAVVVDGRRLQIENIAAYGDLTHNAIAVPPSVYNAVPYGASLHDGQAVLGSPGLPAAFNLDKDTLWPISCLKLITDNHSAIGTVDRETWLSHPTESSLYCLS
- a CDS encoding RidA family protein — protein: MIEGIHTENAPFVRFADGTEPPLSQAIRVGGLVFTSGQGPLDPVTREIPDDFAAQVRQVLDNLVAVVVAAGSRKDLIVKCTCYLADRRDFATFNRVYQEFFADRSALPARTTVVTHLVREGVRVEIDGVAAVDSAVR
- a CDS encoding acyl-CoA thioester hydrolase/BAAT C-terminal domain-containing protein, with translation MAVAGTEDAMWPGEDMARALIERRRTLPVRDVLLVHPGAGHFMRPPVVPTTVDRNADLVSGGTPQANALAQAQTWASMTHFLRERLDTGGTSV
- a CDS encoding acyl-CoA thioesterase/BAAT N-terminal domain-containing protein, with the translated sequence MELSIDPRDGLVDDVPRIDVRGLGPHPEVTVRIDVTDAAGLAWRSVNRYRADAQGAVWRTSPRT
- a CDS encoding DUF642 domain-containing protein, translating into MALRHSTRKRKLLTALTAAGIIAGTLAAATPASADSRLAVTNPSFIQPYVDPNGLSSYQNYGVDNNGIPGWRVTQGSVDVYGRAASKTGGSSVVESGSQAVDLNGGGPGGIEQTLSTVPGSLVTLTFATKINDHPWCAANAPSVNESLYVQFAGDPDNARLRSLGSVNTPGRYATWQLVRIALPATGRHSRLQFISATSGACGPIITDVDATDNTA
- a CDS encoding LacI family DNA-binding transcriptional regulator; the protein is MGVSLKDVAQRAGVSVKTVSNVVNNYVHVSPRTRARVQRAIDELGYRPNLVARHLRNGRTGIIALAVPELGNPYFSEVAGAVIDAAARHDYTVLLDHTAGLREKEVLVCQGFRTQIIDGLILSPIRMETEDLLARTGTSPLVLLGEREYDAPFDHIAIDNVAAARAAVQHLIDTGRRSIAFLGARRESAREPAHLRLRGWREAHTAAGLKPPEPLVVATEGYDRQDGAVGMAALLDSGERPDAVFAFNDMVALGAMRVLAERGLRVPQDIAVAGFDDIEEARYAAVALTTVAPDKQAIAQIAVDCVVERIAARTAPVPRRILPAFELVVRESTVARGR